The Sinomonas sp. P10A9 genome includes a window with the following:
- a CDS encoding DNA/RNA non-specific endonuclease has product MTVTHGEQPQRKPDPRPTPGSAGYDAAFLGTSAPVPMPTKPGLIPLTYTHFTVRQDPARRMPAATAVNIDGPTLVDIARGGESWALDPRLAKDQQWGAELYSSNRLDRGHLVRRQDPLWGDQATAERANLDTFHYTVCAPQADYFNQGRELWLGLEDYILGHAGAHLQRLSVFSGAVFDAEDPAYRGAQIPRRFFKIGAWNAGPESGGALACTGYVLDQSDGLDGVLRPGAREAAPLGPFKTFQVPVADIAHLTGLDLGPLTAADRYSVPRGARSTLGAMERWREIEGFNDVQL; this is encoded by the coding sequence ATGACCGTCACCCACGGCGAGCAGCCGCAACGGAAGCCAGACCCTCGGCCAACCCCGGGCAGCGCGGGCTATGACGCCGCATTCCTCGGCACGTCGGCGCCCGTCCCCATGCCTACGAAGCCGGGGCTGATCCCGCTCACGTACACGCATTTCACGGTCCGCCAGGACCCCGCGCGGCGCATGCCTGCCGCGACCGCCGTCAACATCGACGGACCGACACTCGTGGACATCGCTCGCGGTGGCGAGTCCTGGGCGCTAGATCCGCGCCTCGCGAAGGACCAGCAGTGGGGTGCTGAACTCTACTCAAGCAACCGGCTGGACCGCGGCCACCTCGTGCGCCGCCAGGATCCGCTCTGGGGAGATCAGGCCACCGCGGAGCGGGCGAACCTCGACACGTTCCACTACACCGTGTGCGCGCCCCAGGCGGACTACTTCAATCAGGGCCGCGAGCTGTGGCTCGGCCTGGAGGACTACATCCTCGGGCATGCTGGAGCGCACCTGCAGCGGCTCTCGGTCTTCTCGGGCGCGGTCTTCGACGCCGAGGATCCCGCGTACCGCGGCGCGCAGATCCCCCGCCGATTCTTCAAGATCGGTGCCTGGAACGCGGGCCCCGAAAGCGGTGGGGCCCTCGCGTGCACAGGCTACGTCCTCGATCAGAGCGACGGGCTGGATGGCGTACTGCGCCCTGGCGCGCGCGAGGCCGCGCCGCTGGGCCCCTTCAAGACGTTCCAGGTGCCGGTCGCGGACATCGCCCACCTCACCGGGCTTGATCTCGGCCCCCTGACTGCGGCGGACCGCTACTCGGTGCCCCGCGGCGCGCGCAGCACGCTCGGCGCGATGGAACGCTGGCGCGAGATCGAAGGGTTCAACGATGTCCAACTCTGA
- the pgm gene encoding phosphoglucomutase (alpha-D-glucose-1,6-bisphosphate-dependent), whose product MSNRAGTVALPSDLTDITALLDAYYDVSPDLSDPGQRVAFGTSGHRGSSLKASFNEKHIAAITQAIVEYRAGQGIAGPLFLAKDTHALSEPATNTALEVLAANGVQVLIDARHGYTPTPSASHAILKYNHGRGENDPGRADGIVVTPSHNPPQDGGFKYNPPHGGPADTDATGWIANRANELLEAGLSGVRRVPLADALAADSTGQFDFLSSYVDDLAQAIDIDAIRNARVRIGADPMGGASVDYWGEIGERHHLDLTVVNPTVDPQWAFMTLDWDEKIRMDCSSPFAMASLIQKVSQGANYDIATGNDADADRHGIVTPDGGLMNPNHYLSVAIDYLYRHRTGWRPDTVVGKTLVSSSMIDRVAEGLGKPLIEVPVGFKWFVPGLLSGQGAFGGEESAGASFVKRDGGVWTTDKDGILLNLLASEIKAVTGKSPSELYGELTAKYGAPSYARIDAAATREQKAKLGKLAASDVTATELAGEPITAKLTEAPGNGAKIGGLKVTTEHAWFAARPSGTEDVYKIYAESFKGADHLKQVQAEAKALVDSVIA is encoded by the coding sequence ATGTCGAACCGAGCAGGCACCGTTGCCCTTCCCAGCGATCTCACGGACATCACCGCGCTCCTGGACGCGTACTACGACGTCTCCCCCGATCTGAGCGACCCGGGCCAGCGCGTCGCCTTCGGCACGTCAGGGCATCGGGGCTCAAGCCTCAAGGCCTCGTTCAACGAGAAGCACATCGCGGCGATCACGCAGGCGATCGTCGAGTACCGCGCCGGCCAGGGCATCGCAGGCCCACTATTCCTCGCCAAGGACACGCACGCGCTTTCCGAGCCCGCAACGAACACGGCGCTCGAGGTCCTCGCCGCGAACGGCGTGCAGGTCCTCATCGACGCTCGGCACGGCTACACGCCGACCCCCTCGGCGAGCCATGCCATCCTCAAGTACAACCACGGCCGGGGCGAGAACGATCCGGGCCGCGCGGACGGGATCGTCGTGACCCCGAGCCACAACCCGCCGCAGGACGGCGGCTTCAAGTACAACCCGCCGCACGGCGGACCCGCTGACACCGACGCGACCGGCTGGATCGCGAATCGCGCCAACGAACTGCTCGAAGCGGGACTCTCGGGTGTCAGGCGGGTGCCGCTCGCCGATGCCCTCGCAGCCGACTCGACGGGCCAGTTCGACTTCCTGTCCTCCTACGTGGACGACCTCGCGCAGGCCATCGACATCGACGCCATCCGCAACGCCCGCGTGCGCATCGGCGCGGACCCCATGGGCGGCGCGTCTGTGGACTACTGGGGCGAGATCGGCGAGCGCCACCACCTTGACCTCACCGTGGTCAACCCGACGGTGGACCCGCAGTGGGCGTTCATGACCCTTGACTGGGACGAGAAGATCCGCATGGACTGCTCCTCCCCCTTCGCGATGGCCTCCCTCATCCAGAAGGTCTCGCAGGGCGCGAACTACGACATCGCGACGGGCAACGACGCCGACGCCGACCGCCACGGCATCGTGACGCCCGACGGCGGCCTCATGAACCCGAACCACTACCTGTCTGTGGCGATCGACTACCTCTACCGCCACCGCACGGGCTGGCGTCCGGACACGGTGGTCGGCAAGACGCTCGTGAGCTCGTCAATGATCGACCGCGTCGCCGAGGGTCTGGGCAAGCCGCTCATCGAGGTGCCGGTCGGGTTCAAGTGGTTCGTCCCGGGCCTCCTCTCCGGCCAGGGCGCGTTCGGCGGCGAAGAGTCCGCGGGCGCGAGCTTCGTCAAGCGCGACGGCGGGGTGTGGACCACCGACAAGGACGGCATCCTCCTGAACCTCCTCGCCTCGGAGATCAAGGCCGTCACGGGCAAGTCGCCCAGCGAGCTCTACGGCGAGCTGACCGCGAAGTACGGCGCGCCGTCGTACGCCCGCATCGACGCCGCGGCGACCCGCGAGCAGAAGGCGAAGCTCGGCAAGCTCGCCGCGAGCGACGTCACGGCCACCGAGCTCGCGGGCGAGCCCATCACGGCCAAGCTGACCGAGGCGCCCGGCAACGGCGCGAAGATCGGCGGGCTCAAGGTCACGACCGAGCACGCCTGGTTCGCAGCGCGCCCGTCCGGCACCGAGGACGTGTACAAGATCTACGCCGAGTCCTTCAAGGGCGCGGACCACCTCAAGCAGGTCCAGGCCGAGGCGAAGGCGCTCGTCGACTCGGTCATCGCCTAG
- a CDS encoding DUF4190 domain-containing protein, with protein sequence MQQPGQQGIGPATTGVETARPETPGHETPGHETPGHETPSHEALQDDSPDHETKYPNAQYPTPQYPNSAYPNPQYQAPGYQGYGSYQGYGTPQQGYAGAARGYPGGPGFYGAPAPRSFSVASMVCGISVYLGFGVFILPQIAAVILGHIGLAREPAGRGMALAGLIMGYVGIVLTVLVLALLAVAFASLSTHTGYTRSV encoded by the coding sequence GTGCAGCAGCCGGGCCAGCAGGGCATCGGCCCCGCGACCACTGGCGTCGAGACTGCTCGCCCCGAAACCCCCGGTCACGAGACCCCCGGTCACGAAACCCCCGGCCACGAGACACCCAGTCACGAGGCGCTCCAGGACGACTCGCCAGACCATGAAACGAAGTACCCCAACGCCCAGTATCCGACCCCCCAGTACCCGAACTCGGCGTACCCGAACCCGCAGTACCAGGCCCCGGGCTATCAGGGCTACGGCAGCTACCAGGGCTACGGCACCCCCCAGCAGGGCTACGCGGGCGCAGCCCGAGGCTACCCCGGCGGCCCAGGCTTCTATGGCGCGCCGGCCCCGCGGAGCTTCAGCGTCGCATCGATGGTCTGCGGGATCTCCGTGTACCTCGGCTTCGGGGTCTTCATCCTGCCGCAGATCGCCGCGGTGATCCTCGGCCACATCGGCCTCGCCCGCGAGCCCGCGGGCCGCGGTATGGCCCTCGCCGGACTCATCATGGGCTACGTGGGGATCGTGCTGACGGTCCTCGTGCTGGCCCTGCTCGCGGTCGCCTTCGCCTCGCTCTCGACCCACACGGGGTACACGCGCTCGGTCTAG
- a CDS encoding M4 family metallopeptidase, with protein MSNSEHGTVQRHRGAIPPYLLERIATYDERRARALRGEGPPNGWAEDTRGLEAVAEVARRTLLTDQRLRSRREAHTAEPEHSILRDPGALHREISDAEGTERLPGKPLRKEGQDPVADADANRAYDGLGETYRFLKEVFAQSSIDGAGLALEGTVHFGVAYDNAFWDGFRMVFGDGDGKVFASFTSSLSIIAHELGHGLLQHTTDLAYEGQTGALNESFADVFGVLVEQFSRGDTVESASWIVGEGIFLPGIRGVGVRSMKAPGTAYDDPVLGKDPQPDHMDGYVRTREDNGGVHLNSGIPNRAFFLAAESLGGHAWERAGRVWFETVALQKLALDVDFRGFARETVRVARSLYGRESAEEKAVRAGWRGVGITVRLTDAGKGTPANGSGGKGPHTKR; from the coding sequence ATGTCCAACTCTGAGCACGGCACCGTGCAGCGGCACCGAGGGGCAATCCCGCCGTATCTCCTCGAGCGCATCGCAACCTACGATGAACGCCGGGCCCGAGCCCTGCGCGGCGAAGGTCCCCCCAACGGCTGGGCAGAGGACACTCGGGGCCTTGAAGCCGTCGCTGAGGTCGCCCGTCGCACCCTCCTGACGGACCAACGGCTCCGTTCCCGGCGCGAAGCGCACACGGCCGAGCCGGAACACAGCATCCTCAGGGATCCGGGCGCGCTCCACCGGGAGATCAGCGACGCCGAGGGGACGGAGAGACTTCCCGGGAAGCCCCTGCGCAAGGAGGGCCAGGATCCCGTCGCCGATGCGGACGCCAACCGGGCCTATGACGGACTCGGCGAGACGTACCGCTTCCTGAAGGAAGTCTTCGCCCAATCGAGCATCGACGGTGCGGGACTTGCGCTCGAGGGGACGGTCCACTTCGGCGTCGCGTACGACAATGCGTTCTGGGATGGCTTCCGGATGGTGTTCGGCGATGGAGACGGGAAGGTGTTCGCCTCGTTCACCAGCTCACTGAGCATCATCGCCCACGAGCTCGGACACGGGCTTCTGCAGCACACCACCGATCTGGCGTACGAGGGCCAGACGGGCGCCCTGAATGAATCGTTCGCGGATGTGTTCGGGGTGCTCGTCGAGCAGTTCTCGCGCGGGGACACGGTCGAGTCGGCGAGCTGGATCGTGGGGGAGGGGATCTTCCTGCCGGGGATCCGGGGCGTGGGAGTGCGTTCGATGAAGGCACCGGGCACTGCATACGACGACCCTGTGCTCGGCAAGGATCCCCAGCCCGACCACATGGACGGCTACGTGCGCACGCGGGAGGACAACGGCGGCGTGCACCTCAACTCCGGCATCCCCAACCGTGCCTTCTTCCTCGCGGCCGAGTCCCTCGGCGGCCATGCATGGGAGCGGGCCGGACGCGTCTGGTTCGAGACCGTCGCCCTGCAGAAGCTCGCCCTCGACGTCGACTTCCGCGGCTTCGCGCGGGAGACTGTGCGTGTGGCCCGTTCCCTGTACGGCCGCGAGTCCGCCGAGGAGAAAGCTGTGCGCGCGGGCTGGCGCGGCGTCGGGATCACGGTCCGGCTCACAGACGCGGGCAAGGGCACGCCGGCGAATGGGTCTGGCGGGAAGGGGCCGCATACAAAGCGCTAG